In Pseudomonas sp. R76, one genomic interval encodes:
- the rssB gene encoding two-component system response regulator RssB: MQKTSATLLIIDDDEVVRASLAAYLEDSGFSVLQASNGQQGLQVFERDKPDLVICDLRMPQMGGLELIRQVTELAPQTPVIVVSGAGVMNDAVEALRLGAADYLIKPLEDLAVLEHSVRRALDRARLLLENQRYREKLETANRELEASLNLLQEDQNAGRQVQMNMLPVSPWTIDEFKFAHQIIPSLYLSGDFVDYFRVDERRVAFYLADVSGHGASSAFVTVLLKFMTTRLLFESKRNGTLPEFTPSEVLGHINRGLISCKLGKHVTMVGGVIDEETGLLTYSIGGHLPMPVLYTPDSVRYLEGRGLPVGLFNEATYEDHILELPPTFSLTLMSDGILDLLPEPTLKEKEAALPQKVKSAGGSLDGLRQVFGLATLGEMPDDIALLVLSRNL, translated from the coding sequence ATGCAAAAAACCAGTGCCACGCTGCTGATAATCGATGACGACGAAGTAGTGCGCGCGAGCCTCGCGGCCTATTTGGAAGACAGTGGCTTCAGCGTCCTGCAGGCCAGTAATGGCCAACAGGGTCTCCAGGTGTTCGAGCGCGACAAGCCCGACCTCGTGATCTGCGACCTGCGCATGCCCCAAATGGGCGGCCTCGAGCTGATTCGCCAGGTGACCGAGCTTGCGCCGCAGACGCCGGTGATTGTCGTGTCCGGTGCCGGCGTGATGAACGACGCCGTCGAGGCTTTGCGCCTGGGCGCCGCCGACTACCTGATCAAGCCCCTGGAAGACCTGGCCGTGCTGGAGCACTCGGTGCGCCGCGCACTCGACCGTGCCCGCCTGCTGCTGGAAAACCAGCGCTACCGCGAAAAGCTCGAAACCGCCAACCGCGAACTCGAAGCCAGCCTCAACCTGCTCCAGGAAGACCAGAACGCCGGTCGCCAGGTGCAGATGAACATGTTGCCGGTGAGCCCCTGGACCATCGATGAGTTCAAGTTCGCGCACCAGATCATCCCGTCGTTGTACCTGTCGGGTGATTTTGTCGACTATTTCCGCGTCGACGAGCGCCGCGTGGCGTTCTACCTGGCCGACGTCTCCGGCCACGGTGCTTCCTCTGCTTTTGTCACCGTGTTGTTGAAGTTCATGACCACACGGCTGTTGTTCGAATCCAAGCGCAATGGCACCTTGCCGGAGTTCACCCCCTCCGAAGTGCTGGGCCACATCAACCGAGGCTTGATCAGCTGTAAGCTGGGCAAGCACGTGACGATGGTCGGCGGCGTGATTGATGAAGAAACAGGTCTGTTGACCTACAGCATCGGCGGTCACCTGCCGATGCCGGTTTTATACACTCCAGACAGTGTGCGTTACCTGGAAGGGCGTGGTTTGCCGGTGGGCTTGTTCAATGAAGCCACCTACGAAGACCACATCCTGGAACTGCCGCCGACCTTCAGCCTGACGCTGATGTCCGACGGCATCCTGGACCTTCTTCCAGAGCCTACACTCAAAGAGAAAGAAGCCGCCTTGCCCCAAAAGGTCAAGTCGGCGGGCGGCAGCCTGGATGGCCTGCGGCAGGTTTTTGGATTGGCCACGCTAGGGGAGATGCCGGATGATATCGCCCTATTGGTGTTGAGCAGGAATCTTTGA
- the rssC gene encoding anti-sigma factor antagonist RssC: MSTGRIQFAEQDGTFVLKFVGEVRLTLCSALDATIERIFTALNFSAIVIDLTETRSIDSTTLGLLAKLSILSRQKVGLLPTVVTTHEDITRLLQSMGFDQVFNIVDRPIPCPECLTDLPSQDQSEEVVRVKVLEAHKILMGLNESNREAFHDLVNALERH, encoded by the coding sequence ATGAGTACCGGAAGAATCCAATTCGCCGAGCAAGACGGGACCTTCGTCCTGAAGTTTGTCGGTGAAGTGCGCCTGACCTTGTGTTCGGCGCTGGATGCAACGATTGAGCGGATTTTCACAGCCCTGAATTTCTCGGCGATCGTGATCGATCTGACCGAAACCCGCAGCATCGACAGCACCACCCTGGGCCTGTTGGCCAAGTTGTCCATTCTGTCTCGGCAGAAGGTCGGCCTGTTGCCGACTGTGGTCACCACCCACGAAGACATCACCCGTCTGCTGCAGTCCATGGGCTTCGACCAGGTGTTCAACATCGTTGACCGCCCGATCCCGTGCCCGGAATGCCTGACCGACCTGCCGTCGCAAGACCAGTCCGAAGAAGTGGTACGGGTCAAGGTGCTGGAAGCGCACAAGATCCTGATGGGCTTGAATGAGTCCAACCGCGAAGCCTTCCACGACCTTGTGAACGCCCTGGAACGCCACTAG
- a CDS encoding S-type pyocin domain-containing protein, with product MPESIAKSITAIEQNEGSPESEVDKIEQHIRSVDTLIAQKTQAVAAQKVIADKYYYGDFFGFPTMQFIKDAISGSKTNYPPDKNYKEWYASLEAAYAAKYSNREINYLNALKPHLQAQANQARADAEAKRIADEAAAAEAARAAAEAKRIADEAAAVEAARVAAEAAAFKAAHTFRLTAAGATQLSTAAGSIAVTAGSGITLEAAIQAAKVALGTVVSAATAVGIGALTYSESLGNGELPATMLDLPAKQLAPDLPGNLLEVAAAGGTVDVPYRIYGDQSKYSVVATQVTEGLAPTVPVRALVLDPVANAYTFSTTDTPPITLIFPIAAPGDSSTASPAQPVENPLYTGITLTPIEVKAEPFPIARQLTIRDGIYVYPADSGLPPIYVVFSNPYEGATTKGEHSGRMYNPDKAGGPTQDLDWTTATVTQEGIDLVKLHTSRFDTSDANKIMLDRLEKILSGQISITDIDKRFYTHEIRELERYRALGIADGVKPNDDTIWNSAHTATLEDYRLKDGFDLFYTPEAIEADDAQVEREAK from the coding sequence ATGCCCGAATCTATTGCAAAAAGCATTACTGCAATAGAGCAAAATGAAGGTAGCCCTGAGAGCGAAGTCGATAAAATCGAACAGCATATTCGTTCGGTAGATACGCTAATCGCTCAAAAAACACAGGCGGTCGCCGCCCAAAAAGTGATTGCTGATAAGTACTACTATGGAGACTTCTTTGGTTTCCCGACTATGCAGTTTATTAAGGATGCAATCAGCGGAAGCAAGACAAATTATCCTCCGGATAAAAACTATAAAGAATGGTACGCCTCACTTGAGGCTGCGTATGCTGCAAAATATAGCAACCGCGAGATCAATTATTTGAATGCCCTGAAGCCGCACCTTCAGGCACAGGCTAATCAAGCACGCGCAGACGCCGAGGCCAAACGTATTGCCGATGAGGCGGCAGCTGCGGAAGCGGCGAGAGCCGCAGCAGAAGCTAAACGTATTGCGGATGAGGCGGCAGCGGTAGAGGCTGCTAGGGTAGCCGCTGAAGCCGCAGCATTTAAAGCAGCTCACACGTTCAGGCTTACCGCAGCCGGTGCTACGCAACTGAGTACGGCAGCAGGCTCTATTGCCGTCACGGCAGGTTCAGGGATTACGTTGGAGGCGGCGATTCAAGCGGCTAAGGTAGCGCTGGGTACAGTTGTGAGTGCGGCCACGGCAGTCGGTATTGGAGCTTTGACATATTCAGAGTCCCTTGGCAACGGGGAGTTGCCCGCGACGATGCTGGACCTGCCAGCTAAGCAACTTGCGCCTGACCTGCCTGGTAATCTTCTCGAGGTAGCGGCGGCCGGTGGGACGGTTGATGTGCCATATCGGATTTATGGTGATCAATCGAAGTATTCGGTAGTGGCCACCCAGGTCACTGAGGGACTGGCCCCCACTGTTCCGGTAAGGGCGTTGGTGCTTGACCCTGTGGCCAACGCCTATACGTTTTCTACAACCGATACACCGCCGATCACCCTGATATTTCCAATCGCGGCACCAGGTGATAGTTCAACGGCGTCCCCAGCGCAACCAGTGGAAAATCCGCTATATACCGGCATCACACTGACGCCAATTGAGGTCAAAGCTGAGCCGTTTCCGATTGCCAGGCAGTTGACCATCCGAGATGGTATCTACGTGTACCCCGCAGATTCGGGTTTGCCGCCGATTTATGTGGTATTTAGTAATCCGTACGAAGGGGCTACCACGAAAGGTGAACACAGCGGACGGATGTACAATCCTGATAAAGCCGGAGGGCCAACCCAAGATCTTGATTGGACAACGGCAACGGTGACTCAGGAAGGTATTGATCTGGTTAAGTTGCATACGTCAAGATTCGATACATCAGACGCTAATAAAATTATGCTTGACCGACTTGAGAAAATTTTGAGTGGTCAGATATCTATTACTGATATTGATAAACGTTTTTATACACATGAAATTCGAGAGCTTGAGCGGTATAGGGCATTGGGAATCGCAGATGGTGTGAAACCGAATGATGATACCATCTGGAATAGTGCCCATACTGCTACCTTAGAGGACTATAGGCTTAAAGATGGATTTGATTTATTTTACACGCCGGAAGCGATAGAAGCTGATGATGCGCAAGTAGAGAGAGAAGCAAAATGA
- a CDS encoding PilZ domain-containing protein gives MSEHERDYAEKRDFIRMRVDADVSLIHAGQEIAGVCVDLSSSGMQVQAPRQFEVGDRLTVRIDSEHASLSGLEADTEVVWTKATGEDQHLGLKILKMR, from the coding sequence GTGAGCGAACACGAGCGCGACTACGCCGAAAAACGCGATTTCATCCGCATGCGAGTGGATGCCGATGTGTCGTTGATCCACGCCGGGCAGGAGATTGCCGGGGTCTGCGTGGACCTTTCCAGCTCAGGCATGCAAGTGCAGGCGCCGCGCCAGTTTGAGGTGGGCGACCGGCTGACCGTGCGCATCGACTCGGAGCATGCCTCCCTTTCGGGACTGGAGGCAGATACCGAAGTGGTATGGACCAAGGCCACGGGTGAAGATCAGCACCTGGGCCTCAAGATCCTGAAAATGCGCTGA
- the dusA gene encoding tRNA dihydrouridine(20/20a) synthase DusA: MPLQTAPLSRRFSIAPMMDWTDRHCRYFLRLLSKHALLCTEMVTTGAILHGDHERFLRHNEAEHPLALQLGGSVPADLAACARMAEAAGYDEVNLNVGCPSDRVQNNMIGAILMAHPALVADCVKAMRDAVSIPVTVKHRIGINGRDSYAELCDFVGTVRDAGCTSFTVHARIAILEGLSPKENRDIPPLRYDVAAQLKQDFPELEIVLNGGIKTLEQCQEHLQVFDGVMLGREAYHNPYLLAEVDQRLFGSEAPVISRAQALAQLRPYIAEHLASGGVMHHITRHVLGLGTGFPGARKFRQLLSVDIHKASDPLALLDQAGELLEGR, translated from the coding sequence ATGCCCCTACAAACCGCTCCCCTCTCCCGCCGCTTCTCCATCGCCCCGATGATGGATTGGACGGACCGCCACTGCCGGTACTTCCTGCGCCTGCTCTCCAAGCACGCCCTGCTCTGCACCGAGATGGTCACCACCGGCGCGATCCTCCACGGCGACCACGAGCGCTTCCTGCGCCACAACGAAGCCGAGCACCCGCTTGCACTCCAGCTAGGCGGCAGCGTCCCCGCTGACCTGGCCGCGTGCGCGCGTATGGCTGAGGCTGCCGGTTACGATGAGGTGAACTTGAACGTCGGCTGCCCGAGTGATCGGGTGCAGAACAATATGATCGGCGCGATCTTGATGGCACACCCTGCCCTGGTGGCGGATTGCGTGAAGGCGATGCGTGATGCGGTGTCGATTCCGGTGACGGTGAAGCATCGTATCGGGATCAATGGGCGTGACAGTTATGCCGAGTTGTGTGATTTCGTTGGGACGGTGAGGGATGCGGGGTGCACCAGTTTTACGGTGCATGCGCGGATTGCGATTCTGGAGGGGTTGTCGCCGAAGGAGAATCGCGACATTCCGCCGTTGCGCTATGACGTGGCGGCGCAGTTGAAGCAGGATTTCCCTGAGTTGGAGATTGTGCTGAACGGTGGGATTAAGACGCTGGAGCAGTGCCAGGAGCATTTGCAGGTGTTTGATGGGGTGATGTTGGGGCGGGAGGCTTATCACAATCCGTATTTGCTGGCGGAAGTGGATCAGCGGTTGTTTGGCAGTGAGGCGCCGGTAATTAGTCGGGCGCAGGCGTTGGCGCAGTTGCGGCCTTATATTGCCGAGCATTTGGCCAGTGGTGGGGTGATGCATCACATTACCCGGCATGTGTTGGGGTTGGGGACTGGGTTTCCGGGGGCGCGTAAGTTTCGGCAGTTGTTGTCGGTGGATATTCATAAGGCGAGTGATCCTTTGGCGTTGTTGGATCAGGCTGGGGAGTTGTTGGAGGGGCGGTGA
- a CDS encoding oxidoreductase, whose translation MKQSSRVALVTGASCGMGKAFAQALLGEGMVVYAVARRVDQMTELRRLGAITLAMDITREQDVERVVAHIKSQHGAVDVLLNNAGFGLYGAMEDTLIDDARYQFEVNLFGLARLTQALLPGMRSQGKGLIINISSMGGKVYTPLGSWYHATKHALEGWSDCLRLELRQFGINVVLIEPGAIDTEFGAVMLEPMLRRSENGAYHAMAQKVAAATRQSYKPGSLSKPQVIVDLVLKAVRSAHPKTRYVGGKYARPLMSIRKWLGDRIYDKIMMAMVR comes from the coding sequence ATGAAGCAATCAAGTCGAGTAGCACTGGTAACGGGTGCTTCTTGCGGGATGGGGAAGGCTTTCGCGCAGGCGTTGTTGGGGGAGGGCATGGTCGTTTACGCCGTCGCCCGACGCGTGGATCAGATGACGGAACTGCGCCGGTTGGGGGCGATTACACTCGCGATGGATATCACCCGCGAGCAGGATGTGGAGCGAGTCGTTGCCCACATTAAAAGTCAGCACGGTGCGGTAGATGTGCTTCTGAATAATGCCGGTTTTGGATTATACGGGGCGATGGAAGACACCCTGATCGATGACGCCCGCTACCAATTCGAGGTAAACCTGTTCGGGCTTGCACGACTGACGCAGGCCTTGCTGCCAGGTATGCGTAGCCAGGGCAAAGGCCTCATCATCAATATCTCCTCCATGGGGGGCAAGGTCTACACCCCGCTAGGCAGTTGGTATCACGCCACCAAACACGCCCTGGAAGGATGGTCGGATTGTTTGCGCCTGGAGCTTCGACAGTTCGGTATCAACGTGGTCTTGATTGAACCGGGCGCGATCGACACCGAGTTTGGGGCAGTTATGCTGGAACCCATGCTTCGCCGCTCGGAAAACGGTGCTTACCATGCCATGGCCCAAAAGGTCGCCGCTGCCACGCGGCAGTCGTATAAACCCGGTTCGCTGTCCAAGCCCCAGGTCATCGTCGACCTGGTGTTGAAGGCTGTGCGTAGCGCCCATCCCAAAACACGCTATGTTGGGGGTAAATATGCGCGGCCACTGATGTCCATCCGCAAATGGCTGGGTGACCGGATTTACGACAAGATAATGATGGCTATGGTGCGGTGA
- the copI gene encoding copper-resistant cuproprotein CopI — MALRTPLILAGCLLALSFDALADAAHTFAFGQPAAADKATRTVEVVLQDISFSPKSLDVKAGETVRFVLVNKGQLLHEFNLGDAAMHAEHQKEMLKMQAGGMLTATGMGNMDHSAMGHGAMKHDDPNSVLVEPGKTAELTWTFAKATGLEFACNIPGHYQAGMVGKLTVE; from the coding sequence ATGGCGTTGCGTACACCTCTGATATTGGCGGGTTGCCTGTTGGCGCTGAGCTTTGATGCGCTGGCTGACGCGGCCCACACGTTCGCCTTCGGCCAGCCGGCAGCGGCCGATAAAGCCACGCGCACCGTGGAAGTGGTGCTGCAGGACATTTCCTTTTCGCCCAAGTCGTTGGACGTAAAGGCCGGTGAGACTGTGCGCTTTGTGTTGGTCAACAAGGGCCAGTTGCTCCACGAGTTCAACCTGGGCGATGCGGCGATGCACGCTGAACACCAGAAAGAAATGCTCAAGATGCAGGCCGGCGGCATGCTCACCGCCACGGGCATGGGCAACATGGACCACAGCGCCATGGGCCATGGCGCGATGAAGCATGATGACCCCAACAGCGTATTGGTCGAGCCCGGCAAGACTGCCGAGCTGACCTGGACCTTCGCCAAGGCCACGGGCCTTGAGTTTGCCTGCAATATTCCGGGGCATTATCAGGCGGGCATGGTCGGCAAGCTGACCGTTGAGTGA
- the queF gene encoding NADPH-dependent 7-cyano-7-deazaguanine reductase QueF (Catalyzes the NADPH-dependent reduction of 7-cyano-7-deazaguanine (preQ0) to 7-aminomethyl-7-deazaguanine (preQ1) in queuosine biosynthesis) translates to MHPAAEHSPLGKSSEYISTYTPSLLFPIPRAAKWAELGLSAETLPYQGVDFWNCFELSWLLPSGKPVVAIGEFSIPADSPNIIESKSFKLYLNSLNQTAFADTASLEATLRTDLSAAAGKPVSVRIRSLAEVEAEGVQALPGVCIDDLDISVSNYEHPRPELLRCDDSRIVEESVHSHLLKSNCPVTSQPDWGSVAVEYRGSALDHASLLEYLVSFRQHSDFHEQCVERIFLDLQRLLKPEKLTVYARYVRRGGLDINPYRSTEAVQFQNLRLARQ, encoded by the coding sequence ATGCATCCCGCAGCCGAACATTCGCCGCTGGGCAAGTCCAGTGAATACATCTCCACCTACACGCCATCGTTGCTGTTCCCGATCCCTCGCGCCGCCAAGTGGGCCGAACTGGGCCTGAGCGCCGAAACCCTGCCTTACCAGGGTGTGGATTTCTGGAACTGCTTCGAACTGTCCTGGCTGCTGCCGTCGGGCAAGCCAGTGGTGGCCATCGGTGAGTTCAGCATCCCGGCCGACTCGCCGAACATCATCGAGTCCAAGTCCTTCAAGCTGTACCTCAACTCGCTGAACCAGACCGCGTTTGCCGACACGGCAAGCCTGGAAGCGACGTTGCGCACCGACCTCAGCGCCGCTGCCGGCAAGCCGGTGAGCGTGCGCATCCGCAGCCTCGCCGAGGTTGAAGCCGAAGGTGTGCAGGCCCTGCCGGGGGTGTGTATTGACGACCTGGATATCAGCGTCAGCAACTACGAACACCCGCGCCCGGAACTGCTGCGCTGCGATGACTCGCGCATTGTCGAGGAGAGCGTGCACAGCCATCTGCTCAAATCCAACTGCCCGGTCACCAGCCAGCCGGATTGGGGCAGCGTGGCGGTGGAGTACCGGGGTTCGGCGCTGGATCACGCCAGCCTGCTGGAATACCTGGTGAGCTTTCGCCAGCACTCGGACTTCCATGAGCAGTGTGTGGAGCGGATCTTTCTTGACCTGCAACGTTTGCTCAAGCCTGAGAAATTGACGGTGTATGCGCGGTATGTGCGCCGGGGCGGGTTGGATATCAACCCGTATCGCAGCACTGAGGCTGTGCAGTTCCAGAACCTGCGCCTGGCCCGCCAGTAA
- a CDS encoding MlaA family lipoprotein, whose product MRWSQYFAQLSVCATILLAPFAAQAASEDDPWESVNRPIFTFNDTVDTYALKPIAQGYQFVTPQFVQTGIHNFFRNIGDVGNLANNVLQLKPHAAGVDTARLLMNTTFGVLGFVDVGTKMGLQRSDEDFGQTLGYWGVGSGPYVMLPLLGPSTLRDAPSKYVDSYTQPYRYMNDIGWRNSTFGLNIVDTRASLLDSEKLITGDKYTFIRNAYLQNREFKVKDGKVVDDF is encoded by the coding sequence ATGCGCTGGAGCCAGTACTTCGCTCAGCTATCTGTGTGTGCCACCATTCTGTTGGCGCCGTTCGCCGCCCAGGCGGCGTCGGAAGACGACCCATGGGAAAGCGTCAACCGCCCAATCTTCACCTTCAACGACACCGTTGATACCTACGCCCTCAAGCCCATCGCCCAGGGTTATCAGTTTGTCACTCCGCAATTTGTGCAAACGGGCATCCACAACTTCTTCCGCAACATCGGCGATGTCGGCAACCTGGCCAACAACGTGCTGCAACTCAAGCCGCACGCTGCCGGCGTGGACACCGCCCGTCTGCTGATGAATACCACCTTCGGCGTGCTGGGCTTTGTGGATGTCGGCACCAAAATGGGGCTGCAACGCAGCGATGAAGACTTCGGCCAGACCCTCGGCTACTGGGGCGTCGGCAGTGGTCCTTACGTGATGCTGCCATTGCTCGGCCCATCCACCCTGCGTGATGCGCCGTCCAAATACGTCGACAGCTACACCCAACCGTACCGCTACATGAACGACATCGGCTGGCGTAACAGCACCTTCGGCCTGAACATCGTCGATACCCGTGCCAGCTTGCTCGACAGCGAGAAGCTGATCACCGGCGACAAGTACACCTTTATCCGTAACGCTTACCTGCAGAACCGCGAGTTCAAGGTCAAGGACGGCAAGGTTGTCGACGACTTTTAA
- a CDS encoding HAD family phosphatase, translating to MPHAEIAVASAPSLTAVLFGLSGCLVDFGSQARTDSPSPDSHATPGALKILRSLKDQGVPCAWLDELPPSVTTPLAAVLPDWVKATSPSSIRWPAPHACWQALMELNIERLEGCVLVSGEPRLLQAGLNAGLWTIGLASCGSLCGLAPEQWQALTEQQREHKRGKATVALYGLGVHSVIDHLGELGTCLADISLRRLKGEKP from the coding sequence ATGCCTCACGCCGAGATTGCCGTCGCCAGCGCCCCCTCTTTAACTGCCGTGCTGTTTGGCCTAAGTGGCTGCCTGGTGGATTTTGGTTCCCAGGCGCGCACCGATTCGCCCTCCCCCGACTCCCACGCCACGCCGGGCGCGCTGAAAATCCTGCGCAGCCTCAAGGACCAGGGCGTGCCTTGCGCCTGGCTGGATGAGTTGCCGCCCTCAGTGACTACCCCGCTGGCCGCCGTGCTGCCCGACTGGGTCAAGGCGACGTCGCCCTCCTCCATCCGCTGGCCGGCCCCGCATGCGTGCTGGCAAGCCTTGATGGAGTTGAATATCGAACGCCTGGAAGGCTGCGTGCTGGTCAGCGGAGAGCCGCGTTTGCTGCAAGCCGGCCTGAATGCCGGGTTGTGGACGATTGGCCTGGCCTCCTGCGGTTCACTGTGCGGCCTGGCGCCCGAGCAATGGCAGGCGCTGACCGAGCAGCAACGCGAGCACAAACGCGGCAAAGCCACGGTGGCGCTGTATGGGCTGGGCGTGCATTCGGTGATCGATCACCTTGGCGAGCTGGGTACGTGCCTGGCGGACATCAGCCTGCGCCGGCTCAAAGGCGAGAAGCCCTGA
- a CDS encoding DUF4404 family protein, translating to MPAREQLKDQVRELREQLNSDPEMSDEKRVELETLIAELEVQQPLEGAIQDPSIADGVNLAVERFELDHPGIAGTLRNIVVTLGNIGI from the coding sequence ATGCCTGCCCGCGAACAGCTGAAAGACCAAGTCAGAGAATTGCGCGAGCAATTGAACAGCGACCCGGAGATGTCGGACGAAAAGCGTGTAGAACTCGAAACATTGATTGCCGAACTTGAGGTTCAACAGCCCTTGGAAGGCGCGATCCAAGACCCGAGCATTGCCGATGGCGTGAACCTGGCGGTTGAACGCTTCGAACTGGACCACCCAGGCATTGCCGGAACCTTGCGCAATATTGTGGTGACCTTGGGCAATATCGGGATCTAA
- the tal gene encoding transaldolase has product MTSKLEQLKQFTTVVADTGDFSTLAKLKPQDATTNPSLLLKAASIPGYAKLLDECVKDCNGDVGLASDRFAVAVGQEILKVVPGRISTEVDARLSFDEAAILKRAHRLIDLYDKAGVSRDRVLIKIASTWEGIRAAEKLEKEGIQTNLTLLFSFAQAVACAEAGVFLISPFVGRIYDWYKKANGNDYTGSDDPGVQSVTRIYNYYKANGYKTVVMGASFRNLSQIEELAGCDRLTISPDLLEKLAADEGKLERKLAPGHAGEARVHLTEAQFRWESNEDAMATEKLAEGIRQFARDQEKLEALLTAKL; this is encoded by the coding sequence ATGACTTCCAAGCTGGAACAACTCAAGCAATTCACCACCGTCGTAGCCGATACCGGCGATTTTTCTACCCTCGCCAAGCTCAAGCCGCAAGACGCCACCACTAACCCTTCCCTGCTGCTCAAGGCCGCTTCGATTCCAGGCTATGCCAAGCTGCTGGATGAGTGCGTGAAGGATTGCAACGGCGACGTGGGCCTGGCCAGCGACCGTTTTGCGGTGGCGGTAGGCCAAGAGATTCTGAAAGTAGTGCCGGGCCGTATTTCCACTGAGGTGGATGCCCGTCTGTCGTTCGACGAAGCGGCCATTCTCAAGCGTGCGCACCGTCTGATCGACCTGTACGACAAAGCCGGCGTCAGCCGTGACCGCGTGTTGATCAAGATCGCCTCCACCTGGGAAGGCATCCGCGCGGCGGAGAAGCTGGAAAAAGAAGGCATTCAGACCAACCTGACGCTGCTGTTCTCGTTCGCCCAGGCCGTGGCCTGCGCCGAGGCCGGTGTGTTCCTGATTTCGCCGTTCGTGGGCCGTATCTACGACTGGTACAAGAAGGCCAACGGCAACGACTACACCGGCTCGGATGATCCGGGCGTGCAGTCGGTGACGCGCATCTACAACTACTACAAGGCCAATGGCTACAAAACCGTGGTGATGGGCGCGAGCTTCCGTAACCTCAGCCAGATCGAAGAACTGGCCGGCTGCGATCGCCTGACCATCAGCCCGGACCTGCTGGAGAAGCTGGCGGCGGACGAAGGCAAGCTGGAGCGCAAGTTGGCGCCAGGCCATGCCGGTGAAGCGCGGGTGCATTTGACTGAAGCGCAGTTCCGTTGGGAGTCCAACGAGGATGCGATGGCGACTGAGAAGCTGGCCGAGGGGATTCGTCAGTTTGCTCGGGACCAGGAGAAGCTGGAGGCATTGTTGACTGCCAAGCTGTAA
- a CDS encoding phage baseplate assembly protein V, protein MKVNRRADHVWLPWLALRAGPDREWDPPTLDEQVLLLSPPGQFANGVVITGLPSDHIPANDDRAGLVSKGGIDIVGPINH, encoded by the coding sequence GTGAAGGTAAACCGCAGAGCTGACCACGTCTGGTTACCATGGCTGGCCCTGCGCGCCGGGCCTGACCGTGAGTGGGATCCGCCAACCCTCGACGAACAGGTGCTCCTGCTCAGCCCACCCGGCCAGTTCGCCAACGGCGTCGTCATTACCGGTTTGCCAAGCGACCACATACCGGCCAACGACGACCGCGCTGGCCTGGTTAGCAAGGGCGGAATCGACATCGTCGGCCCCATCAATCACTAG